A single genomic interval of Phocoena sinus isolate mPhoSin1 chromosome 15, mPhoSin1.pri, whole genome shotgun sequence harbors:
- the LOC116739892 gene encoding cytochrome P450 3A29-like → MDLISSFSTETWVLLATILVLLYIYGTYSHGLFKKLGIPGPTPLPYFGNILSYRKGIWDFDNKCFKKYGKTWGFFDGRQPVLAITDLDMIKTVLVKECYSVFTNRRTFGPVGVMKNAISLAEDEQWKKIRSLLCPTFTSGKLKQMFPIISTYGDVLVRNLRKEAEKGKPITVKDFFGAYSMDVITGTAFGVNIDSLSNPHDPFLKYTKKLLRFDFLDPLLFFSALFPFLRPVFEILNLSVFPKNAVNFITKSIKRMKESRLKDKETHRSDLLQLMINSQNSKDVDTRKALSDPEVVAQGIIFIFGGYEPTTEALSFLFYELATHPDIQQKLQEEIDAALPSKAPPTYESLEQMEYLDMVLNESLRLFPLTARLERVCKKDVEVHGVLIPKGTVVMVPLFTIHRDPEHWPEPEEFRPERFSKENKESRNPYTYMPFGSGPRNCIGMRLGIMNTKLAIVKVLQNFSFKPCKETQMHLKLSRQVLLQLEDPIILMVEPRDGTLTGA, encoded by the exons ATGGACCTAATCTCAAGCTTTTCCACGGAAACCTGGGTTCTCCTGGCTACCATCCTGGTGCTTCTCTATAT ATATGGGACTTATTCACATGGACTTTTTAAGAAGCTGGGGATTCCTGGGCCAACACCTCTGCcttattttggaaatattctgTCCTACCGAAAG ggTATTTGGGATTTTgacaataaatgttttaaaaagtatggGAAAACGTGGGG GTTTTTTGATGGTCGACAGCCTGTGTTGGCTATCACAGATCTAGACATGATCAAAACAGTGCTAGTGAAAGAATGTTATTCTGTCTTCACAAACCGGCGG ACGTTTGGTCCAGTGGGAGTTATGAAAAATGCCATCTCACTGGCTGAGGATgaacaatggaagaaaatacGATCATTGCTGTGTCCAACCTTCACCAGTGGAAAGCTCAAGCAG ATGTTCCCCATCATTAGCACGTATGGAGATGTGTTGGTGAGGAACCtgagaaaggaagcagagaaaggcAAGCCCATCACCGTGAAAGA CTTCTTTGGGGCCTACAGCATGGATGTGATTACTGGCACAGCATTTGGAGTGAACATTGATTCCCTCAGCAACCCACACGATCCCTTTTTGAAATATACTAAGAAGCTCTTGAGATTTGATTTCCTTGATCCACTCCTTTTCTTTTCAG CACTTTTTCCGTTCCTTCGTCCAGTCTTTGAAATATTAAATCTCTCTGTGTTTCCAAAAAATGCTGTGAATTTTATCACAAAATCtataaaaaggatgaaagaaagtCGCCTCAAAGATAAAGAAACG CATCGATCGGATCTTCTTCAGCTGATGATTAACTCTCAGAATTCCAAAGATGTGGACACCCGTAAAG CTCTGTCTGACCCAGAAGTGGTGGCCCAaggtattatctttatttttggtgGCTATGAGCCCACTACTGaggctctttccttccttttctatgaATTGGCCACTCACCCGGACATCCAGCAGAAGCTGCAGGAAGAGATTGATGCAGCTCTCCCCAGTAAG gCGCCTCCCACCTATGAGTCCCTAGAACAGATGGAATATCTTGACATGGTGTTGAATGAATCTCTCAGATTATTCCCACTTACTGCTAGACTTGAGAGAGTCTGTAAGAAAGATGTGGAAGTCCATGGGGTGTTGATTCCCAAAGGGACAGTGGTGATGGTGCCACTCTTCACTATTCACAGAGATCCGGAACACTGGCCAGAGCCTGAGGAGTTCCGTCCTGAAAG GTTCAGTAAGGAGAACAAGGAGAGCAGAAATCCTTACACATACATGCCTTTTGGAAGTGGACCCCGAAACTGCATTGGTATGAGACTTGGTATCATGAACACGAAACTTGCTATTGTCAAAGTCCTACAGAACTTCTCCTTCAAACCTTGCAAAGAAACACAG ATGCACCTGAAATTAAGCCGTCAGGTACTTCTTCAACTAGAAGACCCCATTATTCTAATGGTTGAGCCCAGAGATGGGACCTTAACTGGAGCCTGA